From Bacillus rossius redtenbacheri isolate Brsri chromosome 16, Brsri_v3, whole genome shotgun sequence, a single genomic window includes:
- the LOC134540125 gene encoding uncharacterized protein LOC134540125 translates to MNSCPLPRPTSAAPRESQDVDMRATSVVGARVSEVFGPHPSADEGMTHISDVLISVDLEMKDISGLLLPCMDMEMRELPQCRMIPQGGHQTRRRLLGVAGRCAASCWPPDWVARRRTASNCPHEDSLVPSCAYGCRTRKPGGEASVLLPGQPVALPSDT, encoded by the exons GGAGAGCCAGGATGTGGACATGAGGGCCACGTCCGTTGTAGGTGCAAGGGTGAGTGAGGTCTTCGGGCCACATCCCTCTGCCGATGAGGGGATGACCCACATCTCCGATGTACTCATCTCCGTGGACTTGGAGATGAAGGATATCTCTGGACTGCTCCTCCCCTGCATGGACATGGAGATGAGGGAGCTGCCCCAGTGCAGGATGATCCCGCAG GGCGGGCACCAGACCCGGAGGAGGCTGCTGGGGGTCGCTGGGAGATGTGCCGCCTCCTGCTGGCCACCGGACTGGGTGGCGCGGCGACGCACAGCCAGCAACTGTCCGCACGAGGATTCCCTGGTCCCGAGCTGTGCCTATGGCTGCCGGACTCGCAAACCAGGCGGCGAGGCGTCGGTACTGCTTCCCGGACAGCCAGTGGCGCTTCCAAGCGACACTTAG